The following are from one region of the Stenotrophomonas lactitubi genome:
- a CDS encoding FliI/YscN family ATPase — translation MNTDTASQPSPPADWTIPRNLRLANRLDGLKVDTAHGRGLIREGVLRRAVGLTLEAVGCEAPLGASCKVEVVDGGWVDAEVVGFAGERTYLMPSAELHGLLPNARVVPSARRGGVEVGEGLLGRVIDSDGVPLDGKGPIRAEGHVGMAGVSINPLAREPITQPLDVGVRAINALLPIGRGQRVGLFAGSGVGKSTLLGMMTRYTAADVIVVGLIGERGREVRDFVESTLGEEGLRRAVVVASPADRPPLARLHGAYRATAIAEWFRDQGLNVLLLMDSLTRFAQAQREIGLSVGEPPTTRGYPPSVFAKLPALVERAGNGAKGRGSITAFYTVLTEGDDPQDPIADAARAILDGHILLSRRVADSGLYPAIDVESSVSRVVTEIADEPWRLRIRKLKRLVSAYSANRDLIAIGAYQRGNDAATDEALERWPEIMEFLGQDVAKAADLPHSQAALQRLVEQENERLT, via the coding sequence ATGAATACCGACACCGCGTCGCAGCCATCGCCGCCGGCCGACTGGACCATTCCCCGCAACCTGCGCCTGGCCAACCGCCTGGATGGCCTGAAGGTCGACACCGCGCACGGCCGCGGGCTGATCCGCGAGGGCGTGTTGCGCCGGGCGGTCGGCCTGACACTTGAGGCGGTCGGCTGCGAAGCGCCGCTGGGCGCCAGCTGCAAGGTGGAAGTGGTCGACGGCGGCTGGGTCGATGCCGAAGTGGTTGGCTTCGCTGGCGAACGCACCTACCTGATGCCCAGCGCCGAACTGCATGGCCTGCTGCCGAATGCGCGGGTAGTGCCATCGGCCCGTCGTGGCGGCGTGGAAGTGGGCGAAGGCCTGCTTGGCCGCGTCATCGACAGCGATGGCGTGCCGCTGGACGGCAAGGGTCCGATCCGCGCGGAAGGCCACGTCGGCATGGCCGGCGTATCGATCAATCCGCTCGCACGCGAACCGATCACCCAGCCCCTGGATGTGGGCGTGCGCGCGATCAATGCGCTGCTGCCGATCGGCCGTGGCCAGCGTGTCGGCCTGTTCGCCGGCTCCGGCGTCGGCAAGTCGACGCTGCTGGGAATGATGACCCGCTACACCGCCGCCGACGTGATCGTGGTCGGCCTGATCGGTGAGCGTGGCCGCGAAGTGCGCGATTTCGTTGAAAGCACCCTGGGCGAGGAAGGCCTGCGCCGCGCGGTGGTGGTGGCCAGCCCGGCCGACCGACCGCCGCTGGCCCGCCTGCATGGCGCCTACCGTGCGACCGCCATCGCCGAGTGGTTCCGCGACCAGGGCCTGAACGTTCTGCTGCTGATGGATTCGCTGACCCGCTTCGCCCAGGCGCAGCGCGAGATCGGTCTTTCGGTGGGCGAGCCCCCCACTACACGTGGCTACCCACCATCGGTGTTCGCCAAGCTGCCGGCACTGGTTGAACGTGCAGGCAATGGTGCCAAGGGCCGCGGTTCGATCACCGCCTTCTACACCGTGCTGACCGAGGGCGACGATCCGCAGGATCCGATCGCCGATGCAGCGCGCGCGATTCTCGACGGCCACATCCTGCTCTCGCGCCGGGTTGCCGACAGCGGCCTGTACCCGGCCATCGACGTGGAATCGTCGGTCAGCCGCGTGGTCACGGAAATCGCCGACGAACCGTGGCGCCTGCGCATCCGCAAGCTGAAACGGCTGGTCTCGGCCTACTCGGCCAACCGCGACCTGATCGCCATCGGCGCCTATCAGCGCGGCAACGACGCCGCGACCGATGAAGCCCTTGAGCGCTGGCCGGAAATCATGGAATTCCTCGGCCAGGATGTCGCCAAGGCCGCAGATCTACCGCACAGCCAGGCGGCGTTGCAGCGCCTGGTGGAACAAGAGAATGAGAGGCTGACATGA
- a CDS encoding FliH/SctL family protein codes for MSNVVRWLAPDLLAQPEPVLDHDDAFELTEPDPEHEPEPPLQLPTLEEIQAIQDSAEKEGFDHGHADGFSQGQAEVRRLVAQIEGILDNFGRPLARLENEVVGALGELAVRIAGALVGRAYEADPALLGQLVGEAIDAVGGSNREVEVRLHPDDITALAPLLTLSPQQRLVPDTSLSRGDLRVHAEAVRIDGTLEARLRGALDAVIRQTGAIA; via the coding sequence GTGAGCAACGTCGTGCGCTGGCTTGCCCCGGACCTGCTGGCCCAGCCCGAACCGGTGCTGGACCACGACGATGCCTTCGAACTCACCGAGCCGGACCCGGAGCATGAGCCGGAGCCGCCGCTGCAGCTGCCTACCCTGGAAGAAATCCAGGCGATCCAGGACAGCGCCGAGAAAGAAGGTTTCGACCACGGCCATGCCGATGGTTTCAGCCAGGGCCAGGCCGAGGTGCGCCGGCTGGTCGCACAGATCGAGGGCATCCTCGACAACTTCGGGCGGCCACTGGCGCGCCTGGAAAATGAAGTGGTCGGCGCGCTCGGCGAACTGGCGGTACGCATCGCCGGTGCGCTGGTCGGCCGTGCCTACGAGGCCGACCCGGCGCTGTTGGGGCAACTGGTCGGCGAGGCGATTGACGCCGTTGGCGGCAGCAACCGTGAGGTGGAAGTGCGCCTGCATCCGGATGACATCACCGCCCTCGCCCCGTTGTTGACCCTGTCGCCGCAGCAGCGCCTGGTGCCTGACACCAGCCTGAGCCGTGGCGACCTGCGCGTGCATGCCGAAGCGGTGCGCATCGACGGCACGCTGGAAGCGCGCCTGCGCGGCGCGCTGGATGCCGTGATCCGCCAGACCGGAGCCATCGCATGA
- the fliJ gene encoding flagellar export protein FliJ, producing the protein MIQSKRIDPLLKRAQEHEDAVARDLAERQTVLDTHLSRLDELRRYAEEYASQQMADAQMAATSPAQLLNRRAFLDRLDSAVEQQQQTVNGNREKVEAERARLILASRDKAVLEQLAASYRAQEKVVTDRRDQREMDDIGARRARLAQTEDQDDGEQGGRS; encoded by the coding sequence ATGATCCAGTCCAAGCGCATCGATCCGCTGCTGAAGCGGGCCCAGGAACATGAGGACGCGGTCGCCCGCGACCTGGCCGAGCGCCAGACCGTGCTCGACACCCATCTGTCGCGCCTGGACGAACTGCGTCGCTATGCCGAGGAATATGCGTCGCAACAGATGGCCGACGCGCAGATGGCCGCGACCAGTCCGGCGCAGCTGTTGAACCGGCGCGCCTTCCTGGACCGGCTGGACAGCGCGGTGGAACAGCAGCAGCAGACCGTCAACGGCAACCGCGAGAAGGTCGAAGCCGAGCGCGCACGCCTGATCCTGGCCAGCCGTGACAAGGCGGTGCTGGAACAGCTGGCCGCCAGCTACCGCGCGCAGGAAAAGGTGGTGACCGACCGCCGCGACCAGCGCGAGATGGATGACATCGGCGCACGTCGCGCGCGCCTGGCGCAGACCGAAGACCAGGATGATGGCGAGCAGGGAGGCCGATCGTGA
- a CDS encoding flagellar basal body-associated FliL family protein yields the protein MAAAADKTKKTAEKDKTAKPRSPILITALVAVLAAGAAGGGVWFFTQSKHEDKTAQAPKKTTTPAPAPAQYFALEPAFVVNLNGSIDGPRYLQVEVQLMTRDPAALEAIKTHAPAIRARLLMLFSQVSPQQIADIAGKQKLQADSLAEVQKVLKAETGSNGADDLLFTSFVTQ from the coding sequence GTGGCCGCAGCCGCTGACAAAACCAAGAAGACCGCCGAGAAGGACAAGACCGCCAAGCCGCGTAGTCCGATCCTGATCACCGCCCTGGTCGCCGTACTGGCCGCCGGCGCCGCCGGTGGCGGGGTGTGGTTCTTCACCCAGTCCAAGCACGAAGACAAGACCGCGCAGGCGCCGAAGAAGACCACCACCCCGGCCCCGGCCCCGGCCCAGTACTTCGCACTGGAACCGGCGTTCGTGGTCAACCTCAACGGCTCGATCGACGGCCCGCGCTACCTGCAGGTGGAAGTGCAGCTGATGACCCGCGATCCGGCCGCGCTGGAAGCGATCAAGACCCATGCCCCGGCCATCCGCGCACGCCTGTTGATGCTGTTCTCGCAGGTCAGCCCGCAGCAGATCGCCGACATCGCCGGCAAGCAGAAGCTGCAGGCCGATTCGCTGGCCGAAGTGCAGAAGGTGCTGAAGGCCGAGACCGGCAGCAACGGTGCCGACGACCTGTTGTTCACCAGCTTCGTGACCCAGTAA
- the fliG gene encoding flagellar motor switch protein FliG, with protein sequence MTGVQRAAVLLLSLGELDAAEVLRHMEPKEVQKIGIAMATMSDITREQVERVMDQFSSELGSKTSLGVGSDDYIRNMLVQALGSEKAGNLIDRILLGRNTTGLDALKWMDPRAVADLVRNEHPQIIAIVMAHLETDQAADALKLLPDRTRVDVLLRIATLDGIPPNALNELNEIMERQFAGNQNLKSSNIGGVQCAANILNFMDSGQDQAILGEIARIDAPLSGRIQDLMFVFDDLVDLDDREMQLVLREVSGERLGLALRGADIKVRDKITRNMSQRAAEILLEDMEARGPVRLSDVEVAQREILAIVKRMADEGTVTIGGSAEAML encoded by the coding sequence AGTGCTGCGCCACATGGAACCGAAGGAGGTGCAGAAGATCGGCATCGCCATGGCCACCATGTCCGACATCACCCGCGAACAGGTGGAACGGGTGATGGACCAGTTCAGCAGTGAGCTGGGCTCGAAGACCTCGCTGGGCGTGGGCTCGGACGACTACATCCGCAACATGCTGGTGCAGGCGCTGGGCAGCGAAAAGGCCGGCAACCTGATCGACCGCATCCTGCTGGGCCGCAACACCACTGGTCTGGACGCACTGAAGTGGATGGACCCGCGTGCGGTGGCCGACCTGGTGCGCAACGAGCACCCGCAGATCATCGCCATCGTGATGGCACACCTGGAAACCGACCAGGCTGCCGACGCGCTGAAGCTGCTGCCCGACCGCACCCGTGTGGACGTGTTGCTGCGCATCGCCACCCTCGACGGCATTCCGCCCAATGCGCTGAACGAACTCAACGAGATCATGGAACGCCAGTTCGCCGGCAACCAGAACCTGAAGTCGTCCAACATCGGCGGCGTGCAGTGCGCGGCGAACATCCTCAACTTCATGGACAGCGGACAGGACCAGGCCATCCTGGGCGAAATCGCACGCATCGATGCGCCGCTGAGTGGCCGCATCCAGGACCTGATGTTCGTGTTCGACGACCTGGTGGACCTGGACGACCGCGAGATGCAGCTGGTGCTGCGCGAAGTCAGCGGCGAGCGGCTGGGCCTGGCCCTGCGCGGTGCCGACATCAAGGTGCGCGACAAGATCACCCGCAACATGTCCCAGCGCGCGGCCGAGATCCTGCTGGAAGACATGGAAGCGCGCGGCCCGGTGCGCCTGTCCGACGTGGAGGTGGCGCAGCGCGAGATCCTGGCCATCGTCAAGCGCATGGCCGATGAGGGCACCGTCACCATCGGTGGCAGCGCGGAGGCGATGCTGTGA
- a CDS encoding flagellar hook-length control protein FliK: MPSPLSSNASAPTPGGSGNASSARTSSSDSGKDFGQMLQGGSASTGTTGAAATASSPAKPTTAPSTSDGNPGKTTPRPGDGETAATDPATSTPAAQATSAAADDKDSPTSTDDAPWPPLGLAGLVLAVPTGVDPVPVVPPPTASDADGGALPLAAPALPAAAAPAAVSASASAAGDGEASGLPLPELVLGGKALDRAEDGDSLQIGDRAPPAPLQPPLPAALQDLKAALASNAVFNGEPTPKPVLGDDGFDQAIGARIGWLADQKIGHAHIRLNPEDLGPVDVRLQMNGDKVHASFSSPHVDVRQALESSLPRLRELLGEQGFQLAHADVGQQHSGDGNPGSQTGGGRGGDGEPSLGDTTVSASQLIRQRGLLDAYA, translated from the coding sequence ATGCCCTCCCCCCTGAGCAGCAACGCCAGCGCACCGACGCCCGGCGGCAGCGGCAATGCCAGCAGTGCACGCACCTCGAGCAGTGATTCGGGCAAGGATTTCGGCCAGATGCTGCAGGGTGGCAGCGCGTCGACCGGCACTACCGGTGCTGCGGCCACCGCCAGCAGCCCGGCGAAACCTACCACCGCTCCATCGACTTCCGATGGCAATCCGGGCAAGACGACGCCACGGCCGGGCGACGGCGAAACCGCCGCCACTGACCCCGCGACATCGACACCCGCTGCACAGGCAACGTCTGCAGCTGCCGATGACAAGGACTCCCCGACCAGCACGGACGACGCGCCCTGGCCGCCGCTGGGGTTGGCCGGTCTGGTGCTGGCCGTGCCCACCGGCGTCGATCCGGTGCCTGTTGTGCCGCCGCCGACGGCCAGCGATGCCGACGGCGGTGCACTGCCCTTGGCTGCACCGGCACTTCCCGCCGCAGCGGCACCAGCCGCGGTCAGCGCATCGGCATCCGCTGCCGGCGACGGTGAGGCCAGCGGCCTGCCGTTGCCCGAACTGGTGCTGGGTGGCAAGGCGCTGGATCGGGCCGAGGATGGCGACAGCCTGCAGATCGGCGACCGCGCGCCGCCGGCGCCGCTGCAGCCCCCGCTGCCCGCCGCCCTGCAGGACCTTAAGGCCGCACTGGCCAGCAATGCTGTCTTCAACGGCGAACCCACACCGAAGCCGGTACTGGGCGACGATGGCTTCGACCAGGCCATCGGCGCGCGCATCGGCTGGCTGGCTGACCAGAAGATCGGTCATGCCCACATCCGCCTCAATCCGGAAGACCTGGGGCCGGTGGACGTGCGTCTGCAGATGAACGGTGACAAGGTGCATGCCAGCTTCAGCAGCCCGCACGTCGATGTTCGCCAGGCGCTGGAAAGCAGCCTGCCGCGCCTGCGTGAACTGCTCGGCGAGCAGGGCTTCCAGTTGGCCCATGCCGATGTCGGCCAGCAGCACAGTGGCGACGGCAATCCGGGCAGCCAGACTGGCGGCGGTCGCGGTGGTGACGGAGAACCGTCACTGGGCGACACCACGGTGTCGGCATCGCAGCTGATCCGCCAGCGCGGGTTGTTGGACGCGTACGCCTGA